The Brassica napus cultivar Da-Ae chromosome C7, Da-Ae, whole genome shotgun sequence genomic interval attttggtaatttctttactaaactcatttgaatgaaaatgaaaataaagaaacaaacataagatccatttagatgattcatctagatgagctATGTGTATGGACAAACGaacaatcacaaaaatctgaatggatcatttgaatagatcatacaaataaaatctgaatggatcatttgaatagatcatacaaatgaatcatttggaTGGAGATGGCAAATGGTGAAACAAAGAGCCCTTATTCTATTTTAGTTAGAGAGAAAAATAGAGTCTGATCGAAGATGGTctaacaaaaaaggaaaaaggcaTTGCATCGGTTGGCGCGAAAatagagaagaaagaaaccCTAATTTATGCAAGGAACCGGTTGCTCTTTCCTAAATTAAACCCTTTTTCCTTTTCCATTCTCTTCTCGATACAACAACCCCCAACCATGACGATACTCCGATCTCGCGAAATACCATCGGTCTCCGGCAAGCCACGCCCCAAACGACAATCCTCCGACATCATCCAGCCGTCGACTCCCGCTCGGAAACAAGAGCCCAGTGCTCCCTCACTCGACCGATCGAGTCCACCCACTAACACTTTCCGGAGGCGAAGAAGTCCTCGTCTTGAATCTCTGAATGGGTTTACTGAGAAAGAGGTTAGCATCTTAGTTTGTAGCAATAGAAAATCGAATGTTGGTGAAAGGTTCTTGAGTTTGCGGTCGGGGAAGAAAGTTGCTAATGGAATCGAAACCAGTGGGAGTGAAATTGATTCTAGAAAGTTGGATTTGGTTGAAGAAACTAATATCGTGAGTAAGGAATTGGACAACAGTGGAGATGATGCACTTGTTAGAAGTGAGGAAAAGGGAAAGTCAGTGATGGCTGAAGTGAATGATGTGGAGATGAAATGCGATGAGAAGCCAAGCAGCTCGGTGAATCGAAGAAAATATACAAGAGAGGAGAAGGCTAAGGGTATTCAGGTCGAGAATCTCTCTCCTCCTATCACCACTGTTGGTGTTGAAGAAATGGATATCGACAACTCAATTGACATTCAGAACCCACCTGAAGGAGCCTCTCTAACAAAATCGTCAGTTAATGCACAGAATCAAAATGGAAACGCGTCAAGAAATCAGCAATTTCGTGACTTTGCGGAGAGAAATGCTTCCAGGTTTGCTCGTTTTGATGTTGAaatggaggaagaagaggaatcGTCAGACAAAGAGGAGGTTGAGCTACAAGTCGAGGATTGGCCTGGCCCTTTCTCTACCGCCATGAAAATTATGAAGGACCGAGAAGAGAACACGATTCTGCATGATGGTGTTCCTTTCTCCTCCGACATAGAAAGATCTTCTTCGCCAATTGTTTGGCCCCCCAGAAGAAGCGACAGTTTCACCTCTCCTCCTCCACGAGCTCCATCTCTGCAAGAACTATCCATGCGAGTTCTTGTCAAGAACGCTGATGCCATCACTTCGCTTGACTATGTTCCAGACTCCCTGAGGGTTAAGCTTTGTCAATTGCTTTGTGATTCGAGGAGGATGGACGTCCACTTTCTTGATCTTCTTGTCCGTGGATCTCCGACAGGGATTTGTGTTCCCGACTGCTCATGGCTGACCGAGGAACAGTTCACCGAATGTTTTAAGAACTGTGACACCAGCAACTTGATGGTACCTCGCTCTTACTTGTCCGTTTTATTTGAATACAGCATTACATTTTGCTAAATGTCTTTTTTCCTATCCAAGACAACATGCTTCTAAGTAGTTAATTGGCCTGGCCTCCGTAATAAGGAATTGATTGTACGTTGCCATTGTAACTAAAGTCCAGATTcgcctccttttttttttgaaacaggtTCTTCAACTCGACCAGTGTGGGCGTTGTATGCCAGATTATGTACTACCCTCCACCTTGGCAAGGTCACCAAAAAGCTTGCCGATGCTGTCTTCTCTATCTTTAAGTGGTGCATGCCGGCTTTCCGATGTGGGGCTGCGGGCACTTGTTTCCGTTGCCCCTGCGATTACATCTATCAATCTCAGTCAATGCTCTCTTCTAACATCATCTACCATTGACATGTTATCTGATTCATTGGGGTTAGTTTTAAGGGAACTATATCTCAATGAGTGCCAAAGCATCGACCTGAAGCTTATTCTGACTGCATTAAAAAAGTTCGAGAAGCTGGAGGTATTGTCTCTTGTGGATCTTCCTTCAGTCAGGGGTCGGTTGCTTAGGGAATTTATTACTGCTAGAGGACAAGCCCTGAAACAGCTAACTCTGTCCAACTCTGTGTACGTTATTGAATTCTCGTTTGATTCGGTCATTCTGAATTCAGCTTTTACATAATTTTGCTTTGTGAATATGGTGCAGGAAATTAACTGACTCTTCTATAAAAGACATCTCTGAAAACTGTCCTAATTTAAGAGTGCTTGACCTGGCTAACGTATGCAAGCTGACGGATTGTGCTCTGGGTTACCTTGCAAATGGTTGTCAATTTCtggaaaaattgattttttgtcGCAACTCTTTCAGGCAAGTCTCATTCGAACGTTTATGTTATACATGATCCTGTGGTTTCTAAGGCTTTTAGAAACTTGGGATGTTACTCCGTTAAAGTACTCAGGCACTGTGTTATTCTAGGAGACGTTATCAGTTATCTCAATTTTCAAACAATACACATGTTGTTATGGTCTTTGTGCTGTATGTCAAAGTTGACCAGATGCTTCTCTCTCTTTGTAGCGATGAAGCTGTAGCTGCGTTTGTAGAAACCTCAGGCGGTTCACTGGTGGAACTATCACTAAACAACGTCAAGAAGGTAACTGTGTCGCTCTCTCTCATCATGCCCAACAATCCATAGAGTCATCATGCTTAAGTCGCAAAAACACATCTGTGTTATGTTTTCAGGTTGGCCACAACACGgccttagcccttgctaaattTTCAGAAAAGCTGCAGATTTTGGATGTTTCCTGGTGCAGAGATATGTCCGACAATGCACTAGGCTACATTGTCGATAGCTGTTCATCTCTGAAAGTGTTGAAAGTGTTTGGATGCACTCaggtaaataaatataaaaacatcaaGATCCCACCGTCATCTTCGTAAATGAAAGGAACAGACCTTGACTAGAAAACCGTTTGTCTTTCTCTTTTGCAGATTACGGACGCATTCGTTCTAGGTCACTCGAACCCTAATGTTGAGATCTTAGGTTTGAAGATGGATCCCTTCTTGAACCACCTTACAAAGAACCATCCAGATAGCTGAAAGAGCCATAATCTTATCTCTCTGCGTTGTTTGTTTTTGGAGGAGAATAGCAGAGACGGTTTACTATTTTGTCTGAACATGCACCTTTTGGTCTTTATCTAGTATTTAATAAATAGCATCGGTAAGTTTTTGGTTTCgtgatatttaattaaatatgcaAACTCCTTTCATAATTTATTTAGGTTCAAAGGAGTATGGCTTTtaactttctaaaaattatttttcgatCAGTCATTTCGGTTTGTTTCGAATTAATAGTACAACGTAAAAGTCTAAAGCATTTCTAGATGTTTGTGGTTTAAATCCAAAGCTTAATGTAAATTTATCTACAACAATCGTACATGAAACTTTTATCACACATTCCACTTTAGACATTACATGATATAGAACCGTATTAACAATCACTTTTCTGCGTTTTGGTTCTCTATTATCCCATTctcaaaacaaaaagtaaagaaaGGGAAGAGAGACAACACACATCGTTTCTTGCGAGTTATCTTGTGTACTGGAGCAAGAATGTATCATCTGATGATTCAGACTGTCCCATTTCAACGACCTGGCTCCATaacacaacatttttttttggtgtcaAGTCCCCTACATATCAATTTTCAGAGTAATGaatttgatgttttgttttACCTCGAAACCAGTCTTCTTGTATAGTTCCTGAGCAACTAAATTGTTTCTATGTACATGAACATATACTTGCTCAACTCCTGCATAACCAAATACATCCTCACATGGTTAAGATCATTCTCTCCAAAACGTTCTAATGGCTTAAGATACAAAATCATGACGCCGTTTTTTATCTTTTCGGTTTTAACATTGTTATTACCACTCAATCTGGCTGATTCGACAGTGAAACGCAACATGTTGCAAGCAATACCCTGGCGGCGTGCTGATTTGGCAACACATAGATTAGCAATATAACCATACCTGTTTGATCCTTCTCGGTTTATGGTGCAGAACAATTGAGACTTCACCTTTTCCTACACGTAATTGTTAACTTATTAGGAGGCGTAAAGGACGGAAAACAGAATACTAAAACGAAAGATATATATACCCCAGGAAAGTTCTCTCCTTGCAAGAAAAAACGAATGTTCAAATCAAGCGTCCCAACCACACTTTTGATTACAGAACGTTTAATGTGCTTCTCTTCCTTCTTTACCTGATGAATACAAACAACAATAGCTGCTGATAAATTAAAAGAAGTCTTGACAAAGAAATGAAGTGGAAAAATTCTTTGTAAAATGTGCGGATGAATACAAGCATAGTGTATAAGTAAAACAGAGTTATACCGCAACGATACAGGAACATTTCTGGCCTTGGAGCCCTTTACATCTTCTTTTTATTGCATTGAACTCCTGAAAAAGTAATTGATTGAAGAAACGCTCCTCCCAGTTaaggaaaaagagagagagagagagaaaaatcaATAACCTGCTCTGCAAATTTCCTTTTGAAGTTGTCAACATACCTGAACATTTTTAATCAGACATCAACGCAAAATCTTGTAAACTATTACTACAAACAATACAGTCAATAATGAGATCATTTCTTGGCTTGACCTTTCATTGGCACGATCTTCCCAGTGACTCTCTGCACGTAGCCACGCTGCTGTCTAATCACAAACTGGAACCAAGTCAATCTCGAGAAGAAGATGGGTTCGGAATCAAGAATTGTGTTACTCACCCAGTATTCTTCATCAAGAATGGCTTCTCGTGCTACGAATTTACCAAAATCCAATCGATCTTGCTGGAAAAGCTCATGCTCGGGAGGCTGCAAACGGTCGAATCTCAAACCCTCAGACCTTAATTGATCAACTTGAGGAATCTTAACAGAGAGTTCATCCTTCTTAGTCGTCTCAGAAGATCTCGAATTGATCATCCTGAGTTGATCAAAACTAAATCACAACCTCGcaaggaaaaataaaaagaacaagtGGTGGACTCACATTCGCCATGGAGGAATAGTTCTCCTATATCGCTGCCGAGAAATTCGCGAGCGATTGTGCGTGATTCTAAGCAGCTCAGTCCGATGGATCGAAATCGTCGACATCGCAGCCGCCGAGAAAAATATCCTCCGTGTCGCAAGCAATTTGACCTTAGTTAGAAtttggaaaaaagaagaaaaaattctCCGAGAGAAATGTTGGATGAAAGGATAAACACGATAAGGACAAAATAGTCAATTGAGACTCGCCACATTTTACCTCAAGAAGAGGGTGGCGCCTAAAATCAGAACTTGTGAATCCAACGGTCAATATTGTGGAACGTGGCGAACTGGGAAGACATGGTTAATTGGACTGTGCGGCTAAGAGCTTACTTAACTTATCTatcttatttatgttttaacgtctaaacagttttttttttgatagaatgTAAAATTAATTCAGACCCAAAAAATCATTTTCCGGTAAAACCAGTAGCAtgttataattattatatataatttcattcgTGTTtcgtatatatttattattcaataaTGTTACGTACATAATagaaagcagaagaagaaaaattgcGCTAAAACGAAAGAAGAAAAAGTATACCAATAAGAGAGAAATATATTATAACTGTACAGAAGGAGGCGAAGTAAAATGATCGTATTACAACTTTTTTATAGAGGCAGAAAATTCGACAAATATTACTGTAAGTATTAATGGCATGGGTTCCATCTCCATTTCTTTACGGAAACTCTCTTGACTTTTGTAACACTTCCCCTTGGAGACCATTGTCATTAATATTTCTTGTATTGCATTTTAGTTGCTtcgttaaaaactttttttatggAAAACTCAATGGGAAAAACCGTAgcaaggtaaaaagagtacaattcaaaagctccccctcgaatggaCGATCGTTACAGGTCTTgttgatgacgcattccaatgttgtaaacatgttttctgaatgtCGTAGTGGGTAGTGACTTCGTAAATAGATCTGCAGCATTGTCACTAGATCGAACATATCTCACTTTAATTTCATTATTCTTCTCGAGTTCTTGGgtatatgagaagaacttcggtgGAATATGTTTGGTTTTATCACTTTTGATGTATTCTTCCTTTGTTTGAGCGACACATGATGCATTGTCTTCATAATTGTCGAGTTTGAGTTGAAGTTGATCCCACTACTTGATAGGATGTGTTTACTTATTGATCTGAGCCAAACACATTCTTTGCTTGTTTCATGGAGAGCAATTATTTCAGCATGGTTCGAGGAAGTGGCTACAAGTGTTTGTTTCTGGGATCGCCATGATATAGCGGTTCCTCCAACTGTGAAGACGTACCCTGTTTGTGATCGAGCTTTATGGGGGTCAGATAAacatcctgcatctgcaaagcCAGCCATTTCTCCGTTAGTATTTTTAggataaaataatcataaatcgATCGTTCCTTGGAGATAGCAAAAGACATGTTTtatcccattccaatgtctttgCGTaggtgatatgatcatggaccagccaaacaaagaagataatgagagcatggATGATCCAGCTGATGGAGGAGCTATAGCCATATCTGAAGGTcctatgactcgagccagaagcaagcaactcaaagaagccattggaggattacttaagacatcactgaagcaagaagagagtcttggaagaagcttgatcaaccaagacacacttgccacaattcaagccatctcagctccaagatagacatcaaatgagcaagtaacatatgtgtgctctttttccctatctttggttttgtcccactgggttttccaaagatatgtttttaatgaggccatatgttgctttcctatcactcatttgatgatctcagttcaagactttattttaattatttatctttgtgaacatgaagcagaattaggctgctagacttgagaattaggctgctagacttgagaattaagctgccagacttgaaaacccttataaggttttataaggttttataaggtttatttttaaggcccatttagagaccaaggagcctgttccttgccttctctataaatatgtgtCTGAAAACCCTAATAGAACTATCCAACCTTTTATTTTCAGACTCTTGTCTCTCTCTGACGGCTGCAAGTCTTCTTGTAGATCTGAGATTTCTTGAGTCTTTgttagtgtgtcatatctaaCAAAACCACAAGAGTGATTGTCTTGGTATGTCATATCCAATGgattcacttaggagtatcaaggagacctctcacatctctttgtgtcaccatttATTCCACAAACTTTGATGCagattgagtctttgattctctgtttgcaaggatctatcccattccaaccagagaagcatcctaggagtgtattatgtggtatcagagcaaatcTCTGGAAGGAAGTTTCTAAACTCTCTACTTCTattttcaatttcgaaattTTCTTATGAAccctagatctgaaaaaaaaaaaaaaattgaaattcttCTAATCTTTTTAGATCTGTTATGTTTGGGTTTGTGGTCGAAATTCTCTGTCTAGATTTGAATCTGATTCGATTTGGGCTTGAATAGGTTGAGTTTCTCTTGATCTGTTTGAGTTTTTGGTCAAACTGTTCTAGATCTAATCTCAGGTTGAGTATCTGATTATTGTCTGATTTAGAGCTTGTTATTTTCAATCTGAGTTCAATATTGATAGATCTGTTGTTCTGTGCTTTGAATGTGATAAATCTGAGAATTTTTATTCTAGATCTGTGCTGAATCTGTTTCATCTCTTGTTTGTTTtccttatttaattttgatttcgAACTATTTACTGGCTTAGTCTTTCTCTTGTCTCAGGTACCATGGCAGGAGATCAAAAAGGAGAACTCACTAAGGATGAAAAGCTTTTACTTAAGGTTATGAGTGCTCAGATGCAGGAGAAGATGAAAGCCAGCCTTGATAAATTCCGGCATGAGTTGAGACAGGAACTCCAACAAGCTACTGGTCAGAGTTTTGAGTCTAGAAGCAGTGAGAGGAGACAAAGACGTGGGCATGAAGGCCGAAGCAATCACAAAGATAAATTGGCTGATCAAAAGCTAAAAATCCCTCCTTTCTATGGTGATGCTGACCCTGCTGCATACGTGGAGTGGGAAGAGAAAATGGAGTTGATTTTTAACTGTCAACACTCTGCTGAAAGAAAGAAGGTTCAAATGGCTACTGCTGAGTTTTATGGTTATGCTTCAAATTGGTGGAATCAATTGGTGTCGTCTAGGAGACACTATGGAAAAGAACCAGTTACAACCTGGGTTAAATTAAGGGCTTTGATGCGTCATAAGTATGTTCCAAGACAGTACAATAAGGAAGTGCTTCGAAAACAGTCTGAAACAAAGCCATGCTCTGCAAACTCAGTTCAGAAACAACAAGTCAGTATGAGATCAATTCCAGccagtgttattggtttacctAGCAAGACAACAAGCTGGTTCAGTGAGGAGGACATAAAGAAGCTGTCTCAAGTGGTGGTGGATGTGGAAAAGCAACTCAAAAGGACCAACACAGCACGTCCATCCATTGAAACACAGCACCAAGAACCAGTTACTACTGTCTCAGAACTCAAAAATGTAGAACCAGAGTCAGCTGCACCAATTCAAGAAGTCCAAACCGAAACATCTATGGAGAAGGAAAATTCTGAGACAGGACAAGAGTGTTCTCTTTTCTTACCTCAGTctgaatttaattttaataattcctTTGATGAACTAACTTGTCTTGAACCGGTGCAATCGAGTAGCATTGTTTTATTGTCACAGGTTGTAAAAGAAGATTCAGCAGAAAGAGAACCAGAGCAATCAACACAAGGAGAAAAGTTGGAACAGCCGAACAGCTTGCAGTCAAATACAACTCCTGAATCCTTGTCTTATGACCTGCAAAAGCACTGTAAGGAGTTTAATATGGTTACTTCTGTGCCTGAAATGTTTCTTATGGTTAGTACTCATGATGTGAAACGTTTTGGTCTTGACAAAGTTaaagatttttgtgtttcaaactCTGTACAGCATGCTTAAAACTTTCAAAGAACTTGAACCAGATAAactttttgatcaaaaatattttcaatatggtaataaaaacttttctggtcatgttttgagttttgaacaATTTATGAATCACCATGAAAAGATTTTAGAACCTGTTTTCAAGCCAACCGAGTTCTATTTTAGAAAACCTTTTGCCTTGTTTGCTAGAACTGAAGAAAATAGTTTTGTTGTGAACTTTCCTAGGCATGAACTGATCTCTGATTATTTTCTTGCACCCACATATGTTTTGAAAGAACCTAGGAAGTTGCATGAACCGAAATTGCATCATTCTGATGTTAGGGTTGAAATTGTGAAGTCTGCAAATATC includes:
- the LOC106432265 gene encoding uncharacterized protein LOC106432265 yields the protein MTILRSREIPSVSGKPRPKRQSSDIIQPSTPARKQEPSAPSLDRSSPPTNTFRRRRSPRLESLNGFTEKEVSILVCSNRKSNVGERFLSLRSGKKVANGIETSGSEIDSRKLDLVEETNIVSKELDNSGDDALVRSEEKGKSVMAEVNDVEMKCDEKPSSSVNRRKYTREEKAKGIQVENLSPPITTVGVEEMDIDNSIDIQNPPEGASLTKSSVNAQNQNGNASRNQQFRDFAERNASRFARFDVEMEEEEESSDKEEVELQVEDWPGPFSTAMKIMKDREENTILHDGVPFSSDIERSSSPIVWPPRRSDSFTSPPPRAPSLQELSMRVLVKNADAITSLDYVPDSLRVKLCQLLCDSRRMDVHFLDLLVRGSPTGICVPDCSWLTEEQFTECFKNCDTSNLMVLQLDQCGRCMPDYVLPSTLARSPKSLPMLSSLSLSGACRLSDVGLRALVSVAPAITSINLSQCSLLTSSTIDMLSDSLGLVLRELYLNECQSIDLKLILTALKKFEKLEVLSLVDLPSVRGRLLREFITARGQALKQLTLSNSVKLTDSSIKDISENCPNLRVLDLANVCKLTDCALGYLANGCQFLEKLIFCRNSFSDEAVAAFVETSGGSLVELSLNNVKKVGHNTALALAKFSEKLQILDVSWCRDMSDNALGYIVDSCSSLKVLKVFGCTQITDAFVLGHSNPNVEILGLKMDPFLNHLTKNHPDS
- the BNAC07G04350D gene encoding uncharacterized protein BNAC07G04350D, whose amino-acid sequence is MSTISIHRTELLRITHNRSRISRQRYRRTIPPWRMMINSRSSETTKKDELSVKIPQVDQLRSEGLRFDRLQPPEHELFQQDRLDFGKFVAREAILDEEYWTAAWLRAESHWEDRANERYVDNFKRKFAEQEFNAIKRRCKGLQGQKCSCIVAVKKEEKHIKRSVIKSVVGTLDLNIRFFLQGENFPGEKVKSQLFCTINREGSNRYGYIANLCVAKSARRQGIACNMLRFTVESARLSGVEQVYVHVHRNNLVAQELYKKTGFEVVEMGQSESSDDTFLLQYTR
- the LOC111210920 gene encoding uncharacterized protein LOC111210920, which translates into the protein MAGDQKGELTKDEKLLLKVMSAQMQEKMKASLDKFRHELRQELQQATGQSFESRSSERRQRRGHEGRSNHKDKLADQKLKIPPFYGDADPAAYVEWEEKMELIFNCQHSAERKKVQMATAEFYGYASNWWNQLVSSRRHYGKEPVTTWVKLRALMRHKYVPRQYNKEVLRKQSETKPCSANSVQKQQVSMRSIPASVIGLPSKTTSWFSEEDIKKLSQVVVDVEKQLKRTNTARPSIETQHQEPVTTVSELKNVEPESAAPIQEVQTETSMEKENSETGQECSLFLPQSEFNFNNSFDELTCLEPVQSSSIVLLSQVVKEDSAEREPEQSTQGEKLEQPNSLQSNTTPESLSYDLQKHCKEFNMVTSVPEMFLMVSTHDVKRFGLDKVKDFCVSNSVQHA